Part of the Zingiber officinale cultivar Zhangliang chromosome 8A, Zo_v1.1, whole genome shotgun sequence genome, GGACGCCAAGCTCATTTCCTACATCCACCAACACGGCACCGGCGGTAGCTGGATCGCCCTCCCCCACAAGATCGgtacaaaattataattatattaattaatcacATCCCTGCTTTATTCTaaaataattaactaattaataataaTGCCCCGGCCGGTCCTATTATATTATTCAATATATATAATCGATCGAACTCATTTACTTGATCGATTTTCTAGCTAGGCCTGAAACGTTGCGGCAAGAGCTGCCGCCTCCGATGGCTCAACTACCTCCGCCCCGACATCAAGCACGGCGCCTTCTCCGACGAGGAAGACCGAATCATTCTCGACTTGTACATGGCCATCGGTAGCAGGCAAGTAATTAATCAACCAATTAAACGCACGTACGTCCAATGTTAATTCCTTGCACTAATTAATCATTCTAGCTAGCTACTTGCCTTCCTGAATTATATAAGGTGGTCTATAATTGCCTCCCAATTGCCCGGTCGGACCGACAACAACGTCAAGAACTACTGGAACACCCGGCTCAAGAAGAAGCTCTTCGGCAAGACGCCAAGAGAGCCCGCCGGTGCTGGCCGCGGCCGGAGCAAAGAAGCTAATATTAAGGCTGCTGACGGGGATGAGGCTTCTAATTCCGTTATTGCAGTCAATCCCAGCTGCAGCGACTGGACGCAGACGCAACCGGGTAATCCATCCACGATTTCCCACCAACAATTGTTTGATGAACCGGCCGGAATTGGCTCGTCCGGTTCTGGTTCCTCGCAGGAAAATTTAAATTTGCACGGTGGTGGCTTCTCGTCGACCGAGCTCGATGAGATTCTGATCCGGTTCGGCCAGGGAATAGATGGCCCGTACGACGTCAAGTGCAGCGTGACTAGTAATCTTAATCAGATGGAAAACTTGAACTGGATCGACGATCTGGATGTGCCTTGGCTTGTTATTGATTAGTGGTTGTGATTTGAGTTTAGGCATGCACTCCATGTAgatttaattatatttgttgtATTTATCGGTCGAGAGATGTGTCActgtatttctttttttttcaaccaATTAATTGTCTAATAATTGAACAGCTCATCAATTATGTGGTCATTAagaaaaaatctcaaaaaaatatttaaagatatAAATTCATGACCGCACACATACAATATCAAATCTTAAAATAATTGACATCATGTGCCCTCGACCCAGCCCTTCTGCTAAATAAATCATGGGATATATGCGAATACAGTCCAAGAATCGAAGAATCTGAACTATCCTTGTTATAAGCAAATTCGTGCAATATCAAAGGACTCACGATGCTTAATCGCATGGAATAGACAATCACCAGCAGACACTTTGTCGTCAGCTCTTGGCATCAACCATCCACACTCCTAATAATTAGCACCTAATGGTCATTATTTAATCCTTGCTTTGATGATTCTAATCCGGAGAAGTTGTCCGCAATGCCTCTGCTTGAGTTGTCAAAGGAAGCAAGACAgtgattttaacttaaaattggaGAGGTAGTGCGCAAGACGGGTGGTGATGTGGTTGATTGGTAAAAGACTTCGTAGAAAAGAGAAAGATGATGAATGGAACAGGAAAAGAATTTTGAGTGTCTTTCTCTTCTCTACACATACTCAAGAGAACAGACAGAATTAACATAAGTATCCAAAAATCAAGGAAGATGTCCCTAATGAAGGTCCTCTGACGTTCAAGTCAGTATGATGTCCGAGCGAACAAACGGAGAGAAGAATAGTAGAATGCGTGCACGTAAGTAAAACTGTTATAAAACATGTGTACCTTGCCAACAGAGAGAACTCTCCTTTATATACTACCTCTCGTAACCTCGACAATCATGAGGTGGTAGACAATCTCAGAGGTTGTCGAGTATGAGGAGACATGCAGCCTGAGTGATGTACAGTAACCATCTGAGAAATCTTTCGTTACCCATATGTGCACCTCTTTTGGCTTTTGTAACTTACCTCATTAATGAGATTGTTAAAGGAGTATGCTATCATAAGTTGTCGGCTAATGAGAAGTGCAATCTCCTTAGAAGAAGGTTCTAGTTAATGTTCATATTGTAAGTACTCTCcgatagttttaatgtgatcaactaagttaagttaggtcatattgtggtttgatccttatgtctgagtgtgcaggaacttaggagcacaagaagtcaagcaaaagacacagctagcgagaaggacggcacgggagaaagtAGACGGACTCGGTGCTTCTGAgtgacgaggtgctgcggaagagtatgctagcGGACGAAAAGAGAGTGCACAGTGTTTTCGAAGGACAGGAAGCTGGAGCAGAAAATTGCTTGAGGAAAAGGCCGAAAAATATGTTCGGGTGAACCTCATtccgaatggccgaaatcacctaagtaAACGGAGCCAAAATGAGAGGAAGATCGGAAAGTTAACAAACATGTTGGTTGTCCAGCTCGGACCCCCGGGGCAGCCAAGGCGCCCTGGGCTCGTACCCTGGATGCAGGATGAGTCAACccgatccgagcgcccggacctagtCCAGGTGCTCAGACTAAAAAAATCCTATCCTTGACAAATCGTTGCaatgcggataaagttttatccacgtccAGACACCTGGAGCCATTCTAAGCTCACCGAGCAACTTGACcagtagactataaatagagtTTTTGTCTCATTAGTTGACACAACACACTTTGTACTCAAAGTTCTGTTCTGTTTTCACTTTTTGAGCATTATTatcttgtatgaggtttctccgcctccgacgttttgttcgagaaggagattATTTAACTGAGCTTAATTTTCTTAGAGTAGCAATCCCATGATTGTCAACCAAGTAAACGATCTGTCTCGTATTAATTTTTGTTATTCCATTTATTCCTTttaattaagtgtgtaattgtgAAGCCTGATTATTTGAGAAAGGTGTTTGCTTGTTTTTTAttgtgtagggcaattcacctcccTATACTGGCCGCAAGTGACCAACACATATTATAATAGAGGAATATTCTTTGACAAACAGTTGTTATTCTGATAGGTTGTTGTGATTCTCTGACCATGTTATTTGTTGAGTATATCCAGCCGAATCTTTAAACCAGCTGACTGTATAGTCGTCCATCCCTTAAGCCACTTGGTTATGTATTAGGTGTTGCTGAAGATCTGCACTGGAAGTAATCTAAAGCTAAATCCTCTAGGTCCAGTCGGTTCTATGACCAACCATCCATATACTGGGATACTTGCCTCTTGAGAAATGGGGAACTGCGTCCTGAGGGATTTGATCGGTACTTTAAGCCGACCGTCCATATGAGAGAAGGCCTGCCTTGATCTGAAAATCCGACCAAGTTTATAAGGAGAGTTGTTTTATACTTATCTTCTGTACGTATAAGAGACAGGCATATTGAACTGTATAAATTTAACCGGAATTATTACTAACCAACTATATGAAGGATGATTGCATGTAAGAAAACCCTTAGGGTCGACCGACATTAGGGTCAACCAGTCATATGCTGAAAGATCTATACTGAGTGGGAAGTTGGGTCCCCTTACTCTGGCAGACAATATGCCCAGCCGGATTTATGATAAATCAGATTTTCCTTAAATTCGGTCGATTATAGACTGCTTAGATATATAATAGATGTCTTAATACAAGACCGACTTATAGGTCAGTCGTTCTCATTATGAAGGTTCTAGCGTTGTATAAAGAGTAAAATTCTATTGAGAATGACACGCTAACTGTCACCTCATCTTGATCTTAATTGTCACATCATCTTAACTTTGCTATGTCATATTTAGGTATGCCCATACCATCTAGTATCTGATAGCAAAATTTCAATGCAATTTTTTGTTTACTTCACGTGGCAAAAGGTGAAACACTCATCCTAGGTGCTCCTCAAGGCCGTTCCAAGGCATTTGAAAGGAGATTATTCTCTCATGATTCGATCCATATTTTCTTGTAACAATCTATCTTACCAACTCAGATTATGCCCGTGGAGCCCTTTACTTAATGATTTAATAGACCGTCATCAATTGCACGTTGATTTGCTTCCGATTGGATGGCAGGGAGGGGCGCTAATCGTGCCAAGGTAGATATCGACAGAGATGATGTCGTGTGAGGCATGAAAAGAGAGGAATGAGCAAAACAGGGCGATTGTTACGGTCACACTGGAAGTAACATCTCCCTAAAGGAAGAAGTAAAGGTTAAGTATACGATTTTGCTTGATTAcgttaagaaaagatttgatgagATGTTTAGCTCGACATGAGCTTCACGAGAgtggtaaaaaaaaatatatgatttaGAGGAGGTTGGATGGAATTGGTCATTGTCAAGTGAGTTGAGTAATTCTCAATATGAATGGCATCTGCGTCACTCTGCAAACTTTAGGACAAAAGCTTGCAATTAGTTCGAACTTCAAAATCCGATTCTATTTTAGTGGAAATTATTGCCATTTTGTATTCATTTTTATATTGATATTAACTCAATACTGCAAGCACCCGATTGGCACATGACGTTTATGGAACTTCTTTTAGAGTTGAATTAATTTATTCAGATTTTGACactaaaaatacaaacaaaaaggTGATTTCGTCAGTTGAAAGTGTTCAGTTGAAAAACACGCTGCAAGAATTCTTTTCCAAAAGAGGGTTCTGAGACCTAGAAGACACTTTCAGAAAGGTGCAGAGCCTCGCCCAACAGGAATTCTGCCATAAACTAGTACTAAACGATGTAGTAGAGCCTTAGTTCAATTAATAAAACAATAGATAAGCTTTTAACATCCAAAGCAGTAACTCGAGTAGCTATTCTACAAGTGCCAAAGCCTCGGCATAGCAAAATCCTTCCCCCTAGGAGAAGACCAGAGGCCAGATCCACGGGATCACCAATCTCGATCTATTACAAAGAAGTATGGTTACCACCTAAAGCACCCTTCTCGATATCCCCTAAAAGTTGAATTACTAACGGAGTTTTAGGCATCTGTCCAAGCGGCAAACATTGCCATGTGCGGCAAGGGCAGTCCAGGCCTTAGCTGTGTTGATGGCATCCATGAGTTCAGTGTATGACCGATGAACTTTGGTGGAGTCTTGGCGAAGAGCAAGGAAACATCTGCCCTATCGGGACTTCCTTCTCGAGAGTTGCTCGAGCCCGTAACAAGTGGTATGGAGTTAAATCCTTGTCCGATGTTCAGATTGCCTGACTCATTGATACCTTGTGCCGAGCTATCCATGGCTAAGACTAGGCTGTGAAGGTTGTTCACAAAGGGTTCATTTTGGCATTCAGAAATGCTAGTTATGTGTTTCGGGTTTTGTTCTTCGAAGACTTGGGATGTCTGGTCGGGAGACTGACAGTGATAGAGGGTGGTTTTCCAATCAGAGCTACTTGTGTTGTTTTCTGCAGTAAAATCAAACTCTCGGTTGCTACTCTGAGCTGATGGAGCAACACCATGGGCCTCTACGTTCTTGTTTCTTCTTGCGAGTTCGCCAGCTAGAAGAGTGCTACTCGCCATGATCTTCTCCACATCATATCTTGAAATGTTAAAGTTTGTGACAGCATTCAAGCTGCGGAACTTGATCGCAGCAATGTCATATGCTTCAGCCGCTTCCTCTTGAGTACCTAATTAATACACTTAAGCGTGAAACAGTAGAATGCTTAAAGTTCTAGGACAAAGAATAGGAAGCATCAAAAGTAACTTCTAATAATCATCCACGCAACTTCGCGAATGCTTTCTATTATTTTGTTGCCACTTTactttttcttttcaaaataaaGGTGATGAGTTGGTCAAACAAAGACTTTAGGGTCCCTGAAATATCAGCCTTGTTAAAAGCACCACTATTTGCCAATAAAGTCTTGCTCTAGCGAGCATGCTTGGCCCCAAAAGCATTCTCTCTCTGTTTTTTTTGTTCTTCAGAATTGTTAGGCAATCAACATGTCAAAGATTTAGCAGCAATATCATGATTGGAAGTTTGACTTGGAAAGTATTTGCATGGAATGGTTGCCACACTTGGGATCAGAGCCATGCAAGAAGATGATAAACCAGTTGCAGCCCAAATTAAAAACTCACTGAAGGTTCCTAGATAAAGATCCTTATTTCCAGAGACCCTCCCGATCCTAGCTTGCCACCTTCCATGTTGGTGATGTCTGGAATATATCACGAGTTGAATAAACATATATGCTAATGGACTATATATGAGTACTACTGAAAATTGACCTGGTGACTCCCCGGTATATCGATGCTCCACGTGAAAAGCCACTGCTCTTCCTGCGAATAAAAGAGATCGAGCAACATATTCCTGCCTGCTCATGTTCCATTTCGAATTAACCAACTGTgaaaaaagaaaaagtatatATGGCTTCGACCTTCTTAGATGAGCAACATATTCCTGCCTGCTCATGTTCTTCATTTCTTCAATTTCTTCATGGTAATCTTCCAGCTGCATGCACCAAACCATATATAAATAGTTATCACTCGATACATATTTTCAGACAAGTTAAATCTTTGACAGTTTACCGGGAAGTTGATATGAGTGTTTGTGCCCCAATACTTCAAAGCAGCCAAATCATAGGCTCTCGCAGCTTTCTCTTCCATATCATACCCCCCTGTGATACAAAATGCTAAGATATCGTCTTGCATGCTGAAATAGAAAATGAATGCTAGAATTTGGATGAGTGACGGAATTAAGCATACCCAAGTAAACTGCTCTCGACCCAACAAGTTCATCATTATCATCCAATGCATACCCGGACAAGGAAACAATTAATTTAGTAAGAAGAGAATTCGAAGTGTGAATGAATAATTACTTCAATAGTGATATATGTCCGTGTTTTATAATCTAACCTTGCCTTCCTTTCCTTGTTTGCCCTTCTTTTTTGCAACTATTGTCCCAGAGATGAGCTTCATATCGTCCAGTCCACCTGTGCCTGTAGCAAGTTCAACATTCTTTACTGGAAATGCTCTCGATCACCATAAAAAAGAACGGTGACACTAGGCGGTATCGTATCATATTCAGCAACAAAAAGAATTTAaacaaaaagagagagaaaaaaaaagaaggaaatgtAGAACATGTGCAGTGACCTGGTGACACCCCTGTACTGAGACGTTCGCTGCCCAAACGTATCAATCGACTTGCGGTGATGAACAGGGTGCTTTTGACCTCCTCTCTTTTTGGTAGGGCCCAAGATCCCGTAGTCGGTGGCTTTGGCCGGACCGAAAGGCTGTGGAGCCGTGACACAGCTCGACTGCGAAACAGGGCTCATGGACAAGCTCAAGGACTGCAAATCCCCATTGCCCACGGTAGCAACCGGAACGACAGAAGCAGCCATCGGAACCTGATACGTCGTGTCATCATGGCTGGTGAGCGGAGCAAAGATGGCATCTTGGTAGTGGGGGAAGTGGTGATGGAGGATGTGCGAGGCTGAGGAAGTGAGAGAGTGTCTGAAGTCCAAGCTTAAGACCGTTGCTGCTTCCCGGTTGTGGGTCCCCAAGTTTGGACCACAGCCTAAGAAATCTTCCAATTTGGGAGATGGAGATGCCACCATTCCTACTCACATGAAAAAGGAATTAAGCATAAGTTTAAGATTCTTATGCGATCGAGCTGAATAAAAAAAGATGCTTATTTGACGATGAAGTTTCGAGTTTTAAAACGAATTGAACCTTGTTGTTGGGATCTGCTGAGAGCTTCCATGAGGCAAAGCGAGGAGCCATTGGACTTGAGTAGTGGAATGGAGGAGACCTGAGAATAGCGGCGGTATCCTAATCCTCCTCCGCCCTCGCCGAGGCCATAGATGAAACTAGAGCCGGTCAATGGAGGAGCGACGAAGAAGGTGTCAGTAGAAGAGTGGGATCGGTGATCAGCTGCAGCGACCTCCATGTTCATATGAGGGGAGAGAGAGAAGCCCAACCAGGCATTATTGGTGCCGCTGTTTGCGTTGTTCATGGACTTCATCTTCTTCTGCGTATTGATCCAAAGGAGGGATTATTTTTAAAAAGCCCCAAGGTGAGGCAGTTCAATCATTGGGGAGGGCATGCACGGCGGGCGTAATCATCCTTCTGCCTTCTTCTTGCAATGAACCCATGATATCCACCATCACTGTGTCACCCGGACACCCACCCACTATTGCAGTTTGGGTTTGTGTTCAAACTCTGAGCTTCAAGTTAAGCTCCATGCATGGCCAAGACCCATGATATCCACCATCACTGTGTCGCCATACTCGTCGTAGCACTGCAATACCTACTCATCTTTGTGCAGCTGAGGGATGTAATTTGACATGCCCATCTTACTTCCAATTGAAAAAGATGCATGCATTAAACATTTCTCCTTCTCTTAAACGCCTGCCTGAGCAAATCACCAAAAGATTTGCTCAGACAAAGAGGTGATTGGAGAAAGAGATTGGACGTGTAGATTCGGTAGATCGAGACAACAGGTTTCATGCACGATCACATGCTTTTTTGCAGACAAAGTTTCTGAACACGGCAGGCGCTTCGCCCGGGAGAATAGAATCTAATTTTGAAAGCATTATCGATTCATTAGCGTAGTGATGCCATAGAAGAGCTGAGGAAAAATTATGGTGGTCAAAGCCAGCCTTCAACTCTAACGAGATGGTCTCTTTCCATGGCTGAATTAAACCACCATTCGAACGCACTGTAATTTAtgtggtggtggtggtgtcctttcggggcggtgcgatggttaagatatggggaattgtcacatgaggtcttggggtcgaaactcgacgtgatcgagtataacctcccccatgtcttagccatttgcactaatgactagtagtcacccgtgatttacctcctccgtgttggcttaGGGACGGATTGACGGAGACGCTGGGGCGAGCGAATTGAGCATAACCTCCTTTATATCTTGACCATTTGTACTAATAATTAGTAGGTATCTATGATTAACCTCCTTTATGTTGTCCTAAGGACGGGCGCTAAGACCAAACGAATTATTTTTACCACATGATAGTCCTGAGTCAACGCTCGTAAAGAATTTAGTCGATGACGACTAAATAGGTTGCCAAATAGGGCATGCCTGAAATGCCATCGCTCCCATTAATGTCTCGACCTTCTTTTTCAACGAAAGGTGAAATTCATTTCGACCTTAAAATTTTACCTTTTCTAAAAAATATCTTCTAGATTTTAAGATGAGCAAATATACTTACAAGTTTAAATAATTCTTTTATCATTTACTCATAATTATTCAAACTGTAGCCCAGGAAAAATGATATTgacttttttaaaacaaaattccaCTGGTGTTCTGctaatcttaaaatttaaaaatatttcattttaattttttctcacttccttttttaaatttctaaatttaCTAATTTCAATATGCAAGCTCTGGATTacctattaattattaaaaattaatatttactcAAGCATACGTATGAATCATGTTGTGCATTAAAtcatgtttatacaaaaaaaaaaaaatctcattctcaattaaaaataaactaactatttACGTTTCAACTTAAGAGTACGAGAATTCGAttaaattattgttttttttatcattataGTCAGTGAGATATTAATACGTTTAATTATTATACATCATCTGGAAATTGCGAAATAAATCTGAGACTCAGGTGACTTCGGACATTTTAATTCTTAAAAGTGAGTCTAAGCATCCGGATATGTGATGATCATTCATAAATATACACCAAACGGGTGTATAGATATGTATATATTACATGGTTAAATGTCAATTTTCTATATTGGGAATGAAAATTACACATTCCTGAATCTAAACAATTAATTATGCAGCGACAACAACACACTTATCGAACACATAATATATCCACATAGCCACATTTGATCGATCTCTAAATTGGTCAagctataaaaaaaatctaatttggtTTGAAAATGTCAACTTTTCCAAAATTATGCATTGCTCTATCACAAACTACATTATAGAAACAATGTATTTTTCTCTAAAAAAAATAGCTAAGAAGCCATTAAAAGTATATCATAATTTCAATGCAAttattcattttcttcttttcgAGTTATGCAATTTAAAAGGCTATCCATTTtttataaaagataaaaaaaatttatgagtTTACGAACTGTCTTTCCGTAGAGTACGCTGTCAGATATGGCATCTTTCACGCTGAGTGAGTGAGCGAGCGAGAGAGCCAAAATTTCCCACCACGACCAGTCGACCATGAAAAATTTGCTTTTGAAACGCTATTAATAAGTTTAATGGGAACTTAGAGCTTTGAAATAATTGAGATGAAAAGGCAACAAGGAAAACGAGACAAGAAAGTCTAACAATTAGGTTTCAAATGGTGAGACAGATATCTAACCTTTATCCCTTTCCAGTGGCTTCTATTGCCCAACAGTGCAAATTAAAATCCAAGCCATTGCACCCATGGACTGACTGACATGGTCAAAGGAATGAAGAAAATACGTACACAAAAAAGAAAGTAAAAGCTCATTCCATCCAAGCCTTGTGCAGCAATTAAAGCAAGAGCTCTGTAATAAAGGGGTTAAATGCTGCTTCAGTCTTCCACGACGGACGGGATGCATGAAATTCAAACAAAATCCAaactaatatgccaaaatcctaaagTGAAAGGGCAACGAAAGAGCTGCTTGACAGCAACTAGACAAGCAGCTAAATAAAACAGCAGAGAGAGAGACAAGGACCTACAGCTACCTCACGTGTATGTCATTCCAACTCTCTTTCTGTTCCTTATTAAAGCCCCAATTAATTCCTCCTGCCTTTCTCTGTGCGCCCATGCTGCTCAAAACCTGATGTCTCCCAGTGCTTTTAAATCCCTAAAACAATTTGTCGCTGTGCTCGAGAGGTCAACATCCAAAGGGAGTTCAGTGGCATATACATGCATGCAGATTAAGATACGAGTTATAATTTCTACATTATTCCtcctaaaataataaaaattataggcATCATATTAATTTGAGTCATTTAAGCTTTTCTCTAAAATAGCGGAATGGTAAAGTCCTGTGGATGGAACAATTTAGTTGAAGATTAACAAGAACGTTGTCACCTAGTTTTAGCTGTGCGAGTGAGAATGTCTGTTGGGCGGTGGGGCTCACTTAAAAGTTCAAGTTTGTGCATGCTTCTGCTACATTCCCACCACCACCTATTGTGTGATGTCCTTAGGAGAGCTGAGTTCAGCCTGAGCTGAGGACTGAGGTATGGGATaatgagaagagagagagagataacAAACTAATGTGCTTGCTCCTTTTTTTAACTTTTCTGTACCTTATCTGCATGTATCACAGAAACAGATTGCAGATTAAAATATAAGACTTCCAAGGATATAAGCAGAGCATGTGTGTAAAGTAAACTCATCTTGACCAACAGGAAACTGTGATCGAGTTCAGATCAATAGGTTTGAGTTTGTTTTTACCTCCACCCCCCTAGGCCCTAAGAATTGCATATAAAGAATCAGTGGGGGAACATGCATAGATTCTAATGGACCTACTTAATCAATCAGTTAGACTCTGGGCCCTTCAGTTATAGTGGCAATTATTCTTCACTCGTTAAACGACATCTTACATTTGCTCAAAAATGGAATCACGGAGAGTTCCAAAATACTTAGCCGCATTTGATTGACGTGCTTTCGGATCTTTCGTGCCTGCATGAGACTGGAGAGGACAAGAATAGGGTTATTCCATGCGAGTCTTTTCTTCTTCCGGACAATTAATTCGATTGGACTCCACTGAGGCACAAACTTTATGATTGATGGGTTAGCTTAATGGAGACGAATTGACCTGGATGTGAGGTGcaaaaatataaaaagataaaAGAGATGAGATGATCTCCCATTCATGTCCATTCGCATGCATAATGGTATCTGATGGTCCCTCTAATTAGTGGGTCCTGATTAATGTTAGGGATTTCTACTTCCGACATAGCAAATCtcttttatgaaagaaaataacagAGATTATGAATGTTAATTAGGGAAAAATAAATGCTCGTGATAAAGATTATTAAGAGGAATCGTGGTTTCCAATAACTAGGATTACCATATTCAAAAAATTGCCAAAATCTGTATGCATATCTAAAAACATTGAAGCAACAGGAGACTTGCTAGGATTCCCTGGTTCAAAAACTGCCAAAACATGCATGCATATCAAAAAACATTGAAGCGACATACAAGGAGACTTTTTCGTATCTAATAGCTATCAGTCATTACTCAACTGCTATGAACTAGCTAGTTACCAAATAAATCTCTTTCATCAGTCTGAAGCTTGGGAACCAATCTATTACACAGTGTAATGATAAACTATTATAAAAGGGTTCAATTCTGGACAGATGTAAATtttaaaaggaaaacaaactgttTCATCCACTAATCAACTTCGTGATTAATAATAAACTAACCCTATAATTTATCTCCCTTCATATCATCTAGGGACGGACTAAGAGACCTTTTGCTATAATTGCTACAATGATAGACCATCATGCTTACATTCTAGGCTCAACCACTCCATGAGGTCAGATTAGGTTCTTACTCTTTGAATGACGAGCTTTAACCAATATAACAACACATGAAAATAACCAATTGTCAGATGAACCGTCGACAGAAGAAAACTTTTGAAGTTTAATCAATTAATTGTCAAGTTACCATCACacctaaaaaaaaaatcaaactgtgCAATTTAAACTAGCAGACCTACATTGCCTGAGCAAATTGATGGGCATAATATATACAAAATGGAATGATGCAGCGTTTTGTTCAATTCAATGGATATGGTTACAAGAAAGACTAGGAGCTGAGATGATTGGCAACTGCAGAGGTGATTTGTTGCGCCAGCATCCATCAATAAGTTAGCATCTGGTGCCTAATCAATGCCCATTAAAACGGAGGAAATATGAATTATAGCAGTTTGCAGACATCAAAAATCACTAATCTAACTTTTGCTAGGCAATGAACAGGGCAAGAAAGAAATTCCAAATAAGTACAGAAAGAAAATACTTCAAAAGATGACAAAACAAAGTGAAAAGAATTTCAATTTGCAAACTCATCTTTGTCtcgacccaaaaaaaaaaaaaaaaaactaaacagaaaatattttttttttcaggaaTACTGATGGTTAGCAAAGTGATCATTGGTTATTGTTGGAAATGTAAATGAAATAAAGAAGTGGAGACGAAGAGACTCAATTGCATATAGATTCTTAGTTGTGCGCATCAAATGTCGAACCGATTGagacaaaatttgcccaagtaaaTGAACTAATGTTTTGCCACCTGAAACATCTGGCATTAAACCCACTAATGGTGATTCTATAACGTCTCGACAATAATGACTGACATTAATCTATTAATGACGATTCT contains:
- the LOC122012400 gene encoding AP2-like ethylene-responsive transcription factor CRL5 codes for the protein MKSMNNANSGTNNAWLGFSLSPHMNMEVAAADHRSHSSTDTFFVAPPLTGSSFIYGLGEGGGGLGYRRYSQVSSIPLLKSNGSSLCLMEALSRSQQQGMVASPSPKLEDFLGCGPNLGTHNREAATVLSLDFRHSLTSSASHILHHHFPHYQDAIFAPLTSHDDTTYQVPMAASVVPVATVGNGDLQSLSLSMSPVSQSSCVTAPQPFGPAKATDYGILGPTKKRGGQKHPVHHRKSIDTFGQRTSQYRGVTRHRWTGRYEAHLWDNSCKKEGQTRKGRQVYLGGYDMEEKAARAYDLAALKYWGTNTHINFPLEDYHEEIEEMKNMSRQEYVAHLRRKSSGFSRGASIYRGVTRHHQHGRWQARIGRVSGNKDLYLGTFSTQEEAAEAYDIAAIKFRSLNAVTNFNISRYDVEKIMASSTLLAGELARRNKNVEAHGVAPSAQSSNREFDFTAENNTSSSDWKTTLYHCQSPDQTSQVFEEQNPKHITSISECQNEPFVNNLHSLVLAMDSSAQGINESGNLNIGQGFNSIPLVTGSSNSREGSPDRADVSLLFAKTPPKFIGHTLNSWMPSTQLRPGLPLPHMAMFAAWTDA
- the LOC122009355 gene encoding transcription factor MYB87-like — its product is MGRAPCCDKANVKKGPWSPEEDAKLISYIHQHGTGGSWIALPHKIGLKRCGKSCRLRWLNYLRPDIKHGAFSDEEDRIILDLYMAIGSRWSIIASQLPGRTDNNVKNYWNTRLKKKLFGKTPREPAGAGRGRSKEANIKAADGDEASNSVIAVNPSCSDWTQTQPGNPSTISHQQLFDEPAGIGSSGSGSSQENLNLHGGGFSSTELDEILIRFGQGIDGPYDVKCSVTSNLNQMENLNWIDDLDVPWLVID